One window from the genome of Leuconostoc suionicum encodes:
- the dcm gene encoding DNA (cytosine-5-)-methyltransferase, whose translation MQKRVAEMFAGVGGFRVGLENLNTGWDTVWANQWEPGKKAQYAYDAYVAHFGSSENYSNEDISKVDKSAVPDFDLLVGGFPCQDYSVASTKAKGIAGKKGVLWWDIRDMISAKFPPFVFLENVDRLLSSPGAKQRGRDFGMILYTLNQLGYGVQWRMINAAEYGFPQRRRRVFIFAYRNDTKYYAKVSQEPQNEVVVRDAPYNKSLPINPKLTLEKEIDMASYKNILDFSDNFTFKFENTGTMHENKIFTAKYESSYQGPYQTLDDILLPEVDDENLFIDAKEGRLEKFEYLKGPKRIPRVSADGHEWVYSEGGMAFPDAGNKPGRTMLTSEKSVNRSTHVVEDKKTGRLRFIHPIEAERLNMFPDNWTNTGMPNNMRYFTMGNALVVGVISAIGKGIDDIMLEENESKLDEFIPAKSIPEVNHVDLLLNLEFTE comes from the coding sequence ATGCAAAAACGAGTAGCTGAAATGTTTGCTGGCGTTGGTGGATTCAGAGTGGGTCTCGAAAACCTTAATACAGGTTGGGACACTGTCTGGGCAAATCAATGGGAACCAGGGAAGAAAGCTCAGTATGCTTATGACGCGTATGTCGCTCATTTTGGAAGTAGTGAAAATTACTCGAACGAAGATATCAGTAAAGTTGATAAAAGTGCCGTTCCGGACTTTGATTTACTAGTTGGCGGTTTTCCATGTCAGGACTATTCAGTTGCTAGTACAAAAGCCAAAGGCATAGCAGGTAAAAAAGGAGTTCTGTGGTGGGACATCCGTGACATGATTAGCGCTAAATTCCCACCATTTGTTTTCCTAGAAAACGTTGATCGTTTGTTAAGCTCTCCAGGGGCGAAGCAACGGGGACGTGATTTTGGGATGATTTTATACACTTTAAATCAACTTGGATATGGTGTTCAGTGGCGAATGATTAATGCTGCTGAATACGGATTTCCACAACGTCGTCGTCGTGTATTTATTTTCGCTTATCGGAATGATACGAAATATTATGCCAAAGTAAGTCAAGAGCCACAAAATGAAGTTGTTGTAAGAGATGCGCCTTATAACAAAAGCTTGCCAATTAATCCAAAATTAACTTTGGAAAAAGAAATTGACATGGCCAGTTATAAAAATATCTTAGACTTTTCTGACAATTTCACTTTTAAGTTTGAAAATACAGGTACGATGCATGAAAATAAAATTTTCACTGCAAAGTATGAGAGTAGTTATCAAGGTCCTTACCAAACATTAGATGACATTTTACTCCCAGAAGTAGATGATGAAAACCTGTTTATAGATGCTAAAGAGGGTAGACTTGAAAAGTTTGAATACTTAAAAGGGCCAAAAAGAATACCACGTGTTTCAGCTGACGGACATGAATGGGTCTATTCTGAAGGTGGCATGGCATTTCCTGATGCAGGTAATAAACCAGGAAGAACAATGCTGACTTCTGAGAAAAGTGTTAATCGCTCAACTCATGTTGTAGAAGACAAAAAGACAGGTCGCTTGCGATTTATCCACCCAATAGAAGCAGAACGTCTTAATATGTTTCCTGATAACTGGACTAATACCGGAATGCCTAACAACATGCGTTATTTCACAATGGGCAACGCTTTAGTTGTCGGTGTCATTAGTGCTATTGGTAAAGGCATTGATGATATTATGTTGGAGGAAAATGAGTCAAAACTCGATGAGTTCATACCGGCGAAATCTATTCCAGAAGTCAATCACGTTGACTTGTTATTAAATTTAGAATTTACTGAATAA
- a CDS encoding AAA family ATPase, with protein MFGKKKQTSIGDPFFARVEQTEIDLNDEVIQDLAEKSGVSESWPNVSLSGLQQFAAGLVNDVVRAGDHDVRLGNVVYFITNEKGRAEPTGLSWERATLTAGFENIVVSTADHIFNDTEIRQDEDMTYDIIVEALQQLMDAVLADGSLSSDDLPALPSEEQFRQARETGEVLTVEPNKFQRTTIEVKPPVVQAVDNETSDRSQEKVVKTVPDIPKIVDQPKQPSRDETVKPTVQAVVPTQDNAEGIMTESDPTQKLIDRVNLSPNAFEMSDVKADLPAEHPDYVVSRLNADKAKVNDFLNYTSNIYTQKIRKAMSDLLKQQQAKTKAAVEQLRDTNVSETVDAQMKEERATEFETRYAQAHQAREAGYRTAVEDENARHDNTLKTLKSDFVSDLEALKVSVNQELDNWFIERSKDLQSNLQATVDDQVSEVTSQAQTETLTSLKALRDDLLAQNTQSLLDMHQKLEEDISNKRAQYQSEHEKAMISATELESAKTHAGNLSELEQQVQILKQTNLNLEQQLKGKDTVNSDEVSQLRQQLQMLQNAPKTTSHDETNQQLMTLLAAQIKQPQVEQKKTSAWQSAAIGVLAVLAIGSAGFGGYAMAQHKTDSATQSSKAVSTSSHNEGNATVTLAPDSSDVGSSSKVSASSSQSSSSSSQANSSSTLADRYHVGEDVDATINGQTVTAKVVSVQDKTITVHHDGYDYVVPFDN; from the coding sequence ATGTTTGGGAAGAAAAAACAAACTAGTATTGGTGATCCATTTTTTGCCCGCGTTGAACAAACTGAAATTGATCTCAATGATGAGGTGATTCAAGACCTGGCAGAAAAAAGTGGGGTAAGTGAAAGCTGGCCGAATGTATCACTGTCAGGGCTACAACAATTCGCTGCTGGTTTGGTCAATGATGTGGTTCGCGCAGGTGATCATGATGTTCGTTTAGGCAATGTCGTCTACTTTATCACTAACGAAAAAGGTCGTGCTGAGCCAACCGGATTAAGTTGGGAAAGAGCGACATTAACAGCAGGGTTTGAAAACATTGTTGTTAGTACCGCTGATCATATTTTTAATGACACAGAAATTCGTCAAGATGAAGATATGACTTATGACATTATTGTTGAAGCCTTACAACAGCTGATGGATGCCGTGCTTGCTGATGGTAGTCTATCATCAGATGATTTGCCAGCGTTACCTTCTGAGGAACAGTTTAGACAAGCGCGCGAAACTGGTGAAGTCCTAACAGTTGAGCCTAATAAGTTCCAACGCACAACGATTGAAGTCAAGCCACCAGTAGTTCAAGCTGTTGACAATGAAACTAGTGACCGATCACAGGAAAAGGTCGTAAAGACTGTACCTGATATTCCTAAGATAGTTGACCAGCCAAAGCAGCCTTCGCGTGACGAAACAGTGAAGCCAACTGTTCAAGCTGTTGTTCCGACTCAAGACAACGCAGAGGGTATCATGACCGAAAGTGATCCCACACAGAAGTTAATTGATCGTGTCAACCTGTCACCAAATGCGTTTGAAATGAGTGATGTCAAAGCTGATTTACCTGCGGAACACCCCGATTACGTGGTTAGTCGTTTGAACGCAGACAAAGCCAAAGTAAATGACTTTCTGAATTATACCAGCAACATTTACACGCAAAAGATACGCAAAGCGATGTCCGACTTGTTGAAGCAACAACAAGCAAAGACGAAGGCAGCAGTTGAACAGTTACGTGATACTAATGTTTCTGAGACGGTTGATGCACAAATGAAAGAAGAACGGGCAACTGAGTTTGAAACCCGTTATGCGCAAGCACATCAAGCTCGTGAAGCAGGTTATCGCACTGCTGTGGAAGATGAGAATGCGCGTCATGATAATACACTCAAAACGCTCAAGAGTGACTTTGTAAGCGACTTAGAGGCTTTGAAAGTATCTGTTAACCAAGAGCTGGATAACTGGTTTATAGAACGTTCTAAAGACTTGCAAAGTAATCTTCAAGCCACAGTAGACGACCAGGTCTCAGAAGTGACGTCACAAGCGCAAACAGAGACGCTAACCAGTCTTAAAGCTTTGCGTGATGACTTATTAGCTCAGAACACACAATCCTTGCTAGACATGCATCAAAAGCTGGAAGAAGACATCAGTAACAAGCGGGCACAATATCAATCAGAGCATGAAAAAGCAATGATCAGTGCCACTGAGTTAGAAAGTGCTAAAACGCATGCTGGTAACCTCAGTGAACTTGAGCAACAAGTCCAAATTTTGAAGCAAACTAATTTAAACCTCGAGCAACAATTAAAAGGTAAAGATACTGTCAATAGTGATGAGGTTTCCCAACTTCGTCAACAGTTACAAATGCTTCAAAATGCCCCCAAGACAACATCACATGATGAAACTAACCAGCAATTGATGACTTTGTTAGCAGCGCAAATAAAGCAGCCTCAAGTTGAACAAAAGAAAACAAGTGCTTGGCAATCAGCGGCGATTGGTGTCTTGGCCGTTCTGGCTATTGGTAGTGCGGGCTTTGGTGGTTATGCAATGGCCCAACACAAAACAGACAGCGCCACACAATCATCAAAAGCAGTCTCTACGAGTAGTCACAACGAAGGCAACGCAACCGTCACCTTAGCACCTGACTCATCTGATGTTGGTTCTTCCTCAAAGGTTAGTGCTTCAAGTAGTCAATCAAGCTCATCTAGCTCACAAGCTAACAGTTCCTCTACGTTAGCTGACCGTTACCATGTCGGTGAAGACGTTGATGCCACAATCAATGGTCAAACAGTCACCGCTAAAGTCGTTTCGGTACAAGACAAAACCATTACAGTGCATCATGATGGCTACGATTATGTTGTCCCGTTTGACAATTAG
- a CDS encoding transposase, with protein sequence MKAKRYSTEFKSSIVTLYNEGRSANSLANEYHLAVQTVTGWVKKAQIIGTDVTGKPVTRAQFNAMQKEVARLKEENEILKIAAVLLGEHRK encoded by the coding sequence ATGAAAGCTAAGCGATACTCAACAGAATTTAAGTCATCAATTGTCACCTTGTATAATGAGGGACGTTCTGCTAATTCTCTAGCCAATGAATACCATTTGGCTGTACAAACCGTCACGGGTTGGGTGAAGAAAGCCCAAATCATTGGGACGGACGTTACCGGTAAGCCAGTGACTCGCGCCCAATTTAATGCAATGCAGAAAGAAGTCGCAAGACTCAAAGAAGAAAACGAAATTTTAAAAATTGCGGCCGTTTTGCTGGGCGAACATCGCAAGTAA
- a CDS encoding sortase family protein, with protein sequence MAINIEQVKRRQTTAQPRRPNFHRLKRHHPILKTLLFAMIGILIVTGAVIYGNHTQWQTAQSVKKASHKAVAKAKKQPVVKASQVKQVAAQKSVKPDYSGPGGLSSKEDMLKLAQSNQAEILRGHVAVPSFSISEPIYEGTSNHVLAIGAGMNAPNLKFGTGLVPIFAHNMGDYNAVWPYHPTKFSALQNMTEKTILGKDIYLSDGHTVYRYKATKLDYGIAVGVMNQELAVENTGKPKVKLIACLEDQEFWQQVKASHYKNFTAKKRIVLTGELVGEQSINSLDSNLKQQLQ encoded by the coding sequence ATGGCAATCAACATTGAACAAGTCAAGCGCCGTCAAACGACAGCGCAACCTAGACGTCCAAATTTCCATCGTTTGAAAAGGCACCATCCAATTCTAAAAACACTGTTATTTGCCATGATTGGCATCTTAATTGTCACTGGCGCTGTGATTTACGGTAACCATACGCAGTGGCAAACAGCTCAAAGTGTGAAAAAAGCCAGTCATAAGGCTGTTGCTAAAGCAAAAAAACAACCTGTTGTCAAAGCAAGTCAAGTCAAACAAGTGGCGGCACAGAAAAGTGTCAAACCTGACTACTCAGGGCCCGGCGGCTTATCTAGCAAAGAAGATATGTTGAAACTAGCCCAAAGTAATCAAGCTGAAATCCTACGTGGACATGTGGCTGTGCCTAGTTTTAGCATTAGTGAGCCAATCTATGAAGGCACTAGTAACCACGTCTTAGCCATTGGTGCGGGCATGAATGCACCCAACCTAAAGTTTGGCACTGGATTAGTGCCAATATTTGCTCACAATATGGGTGATTATAACGCCGTGTGGCCATACCATCCTACCAAGTTTAGTGCCTTACAAAACATGACTGAGAAAACCATTTTAGGGAAAGATATTTATCTCTCTGATGGTCATACAGTTTACCGTTATAAAGCGACCAAATTGGATTATGGTATCGCTGTGGGGGTGATGAATCAAGAATTAGCTGTTGAGAACACAGGCAAACCAAAGGTTAAATTGATTGCTTGTTTGGAAGATCAAGAATTTTGGCAGCAGGTTAAAGCGAGTCACTACAAAAATTTCACCGCTAAAAAGCGAATCGTGCTAACGGGTGAATTAGTTGGTGAACAATCAATTAATTCCCTCGACAGCAATTTAAAGCAACAACTGCAATAA
- a CDS encoding Sau3AI family type II restriction endonuclease — protein MRSTKYKTKESVHNRAVEATNIPFNKLPIEDMTTALQTLNSRSNKGGVGNFIEQHWFDLKANSSQLPDFEEAHVELKVTPVKKSRKTLVAKERLILGIINYCNDFNLPFEQSHFWNKIRRMELMFYEHNTDVPKEQWKIIKSILYTFPKAERKLIEDDWNTINKFVHEGRAHQISGSSTNVLEAARKGAGGDKDWRQQLVGDEKALQRAFALKNKFMTKIIQDFVLNDSRHEKTVFTKKFEDSNLTSFSDFLNSLVHPYIGKSVKEIAQLVNLQNYNPSSESARTILIRAMLGITLDTKENQKEFEETNTKVRSLTFYDDGSLWESFPLPTFRFESLVKTPFEESTLYQQLVEQRYAFFVFQNTTETPKVTKSSQRKLYRSDLIFKGFTLWNFPMEFVETTVKSAYKSVQTVLQEGVKLEPMLNKDGSPKMQKGTHKISNNLLKESDNLYIHVRPHSKKAAYNYGNPNGNKLPAAAVWTNKHLLSNSQAFSDEWMTTQSFWVNKSLLESEVKKANILNN, from the coding sequence ATGCGGTCAACAAAGTATAAAACAAAAGAATCTGTACACAATAGAGCTGTAGAGGCTACAAATATACCTTTTAATAAACTGCCTATAGAAGATATGACTACAGCGCTTCAAACCCTGAATAGCCGTTCTAATAAAGGTGGTGTTGGAAATTTTATAGAACAACATTGGTTTGACTTGAAAGCGAATTCATCTCAACTTCCAGACTTTGAAGAAGCCCATGTCGAACTCAAAGTAACACCAGTTAAAAAATCTCGAAAAACTCTGGTCGCCAAAGAACGCCTAATTTTAGGTATTATAAATTATTGTAATGATTTTAATTTGCCATTCGAACAAAGCCATTTCTGGAATAAAATCCGACGTATGGAGCTAATGTTTTATGAACATAATACAGATGTTCCCAAAGAACAATGGAAAATTATAAAGTCTATTTTATATACTTTTCCCAAAGCAGAACGGAAGTTGATAGAGGATGATTGGAATACAATAAATAAATTTGTACATGAAGGTCGTGCACATCAAATTAGCGGTAGCTCTACTAACGTTCTTGAAGCAGCCCGTAAAGGTGCTGGTGGTGATAAGGATTGGCGTCAACAACTTGTTGGTGATGAAAAGGCATTACAACGTGCCTTTGCCCTCAAAAACAAGTTTATGACGAAAATCATACAAGATTTCGTTTTAAATGATTCACGTCATGAAAAAACTGTATTTACAAAGAAATTTGAAGATTCCAATCTTACTTCTTTTTCAGACTTTCTCAACAGTCTGGTTCATCCGTATATTGGTAAATCTGTTAAAGAAATAGCTCAATTAGTCAATCTTCAAAATTATAATCCATCTTCAGAATCTGCGCGAACAATTCTCATCCGAGCCATGTTAGGTATAACCTTGGATACTAAAGAAAATCAGAAAGAATTTGAGGAGACTAACACAAAAGTCCGTTCACTAACTTTTTATGATGATGGATCGCTGTGGGAATCATTCCCACTACCTACATTTCGCTTCGAATCCCTCGTTAAAACTCCTTTCGAAGAATCCACTTTATATCAACAATTAGTTGAACAACGATATGCCTTCTTTGTTTTTCAAAATACAACTGAAACACCAAAGGTTACTAAAAGTAGTCAGCGTAAATTGTATCGTTCAGATTTAATTTTTAAGGGCTTCACTTTGTGGAATTTTCCAATGGAATTCGTAGAAACAACAGTAAAAAGTGCATATAAATCGGTGCAAACTGTCTTACAGGAAGGCGTAAAGCTTGAGCCAATGTTAAACAAAGATGGTTCTCCAAAAATGCAAAAGGGAACCCATAAAATATCTAACAATTTATTAAAAGAGTCGGATAACTTATATATCCATGTACGTCCTCATTCAAAAAAAGCGGCATACAATTACGGCAATCCAAATGGAAATAAATTACCAGCAGCAGCTGTATGGACCAATAAACATTTACTTAGTAACTCACAAGCATTTAGCGATGAATGGATGACCACACAATCCTTTTGGGTTAATAAATCATTACTTGAATCCGAAGTAAAAAAAGCTAATATTCTCAATAATTGA
- a CDS encoding IS30 family transposase translates to MTKKNPNSKYGRLNFTERVTIKNMIDAGKTNAEIARKLNRPRATITHELQRNARVMTWHGKKKVLRHTYEPVQATRRAEYYQSKSHRSQPKITPKKREKIDYYLKKKHWSPEQIAHGVPRIGVCTRTIYNWILNRSLSATLNDLPLKGKRRRHLRAKPVNPEHKRMMIETRSIHNRPEVINNRSTFGHWEIDGVMSPQDSQSFVITFVERKTRFMVGVKAKSKSSDDVKTAIDTFMSRFENVCDTITCDRGTEFTSSLFIYSIEDTYGKKLYYADPQSPGQRGTNERMNRELRRVFPAGYDFTKITQRKLQNAIQEINERPRNVLRFKTPEKVFTKRIMSA, encoded by the coding sequence ATGACTAAGAAAAACCCAAATTCCAAATATGGTCGCCTTAATTTTACAGAGCGCGTTACCATCAAAAATATGATTGACGCGGGTAAGACCAATGCAGAAATTGCTCGAAAGCTAAACCGCCCTCGAGCTACCATTACACACGAATTGCAGCGTAATGCCCGTGTCATGACTTGGCATGGCAAAAAGAAAGTATTGCGCCATACCTACGAACCTGTGCAAGCGACAAGACGTGCTGAGTATTACCAATCAAAGTCGCATCGTTCACAGCCTAAAATCACACCTAAAAAACGCGAAAAGATTGATTACTATCTCAAAAAGAAACATTGGTCGCCAGAACAAATTGCACATGGTGTGCCACGAATTGGTGTATGCACACGAACAATCTATAACTGGATTCTTAATCGCAGCCTGAGTGCAACATTAAATGATTTACCGCTTAAAGGCAAAAGACGCAGGCATCTAAGAGCCAAACCAGTTAATCCAGAACATAAACGGATGATGATTGAAACGCGTTCAATTCACAACCGTCCAGAAGTCATCAATAATCGTTCAACATTTGGTCATTGGGAAATTGATGGGGTGATGAGTCCTCAAGATTCCCAATCTTTCGTGATCACATTTGTGGAACGAAAAACACGTTTTATGGTTGGTGTCAAAGCTAAAAGTAAGAGTTCAGATGATGTCAAAACAGCCATTGATACCTTTATGTCAAGGTTTGAGAATGTTTGTGACACTATCACATGTGACCGCGGTACAGAATTTACGAGTAGTTTATTTATTTACAGCATTGAAGATACTTACGGCAAGAAGTTATATTACGCTGATCCACAATCACCAGGACAACGTGGTACAAACGAACGCATGAATCGTGAATTAAGGCGTGTATTTCCTGCTGGTTATGACTTTACTAAGATTACCCAACGTAAGCTTCAAAACGCCATTCAGGAAATCAATGAGCGTCCAAGAAATGTGCTCAGGTTCAAAACACCTGAAAAAGTCTTTACTAAGCGAATCATGTCAGCTTAA
- a CDS encoding Type 1 glutamine amidotransferase-like domain-containing protein, giving the protein MNKLLLTAFGFSTPKIINVAQKMIQENKITKACIISTSWPKEKEKHPQMQQIKRDLLSMNIQQVDFLDVEFEDANKLFDYDLIFLNGGYPFYLLHYIKKSGADQILKRINQNGELIFGLSAGSIILGPSIALMQYLYPEDNQFNDSNLDGLNLTDIHVYPHFKEMLTRDPTIKDKINKYENETGINITRLNNDQALAVNNDTQIFLD; this is encoded by the coding sequence ATGAATAAATTGTTACTTACTGCTTTTGGATTTTCAACACCAAAAATTATAAATGTTGCTCAAAAAATGATTCAAGAGAATAAAATAACAAAGGCTTGTATTATTTCCACATCTTGGCCAAAAGAAAAAGAAAAGCACCCTCAGATGCAACAAATAAAAAGAGATCTCCTCAGCATGAATATACAGCAAGTAGATTTCTTAGATGTGGAATTTGAAGATGCTAACAAACTCTTTGATTACGACCTAATTTTTCTGAATGGGGGCTATCCATTTTACCTTTTGCACTACATTAAAAAAAGTGGTGCTGATCAGATTTTGAAGAGAATAAACCAAAATGGAGAACTTATATTCGGTTTAAGTGCTGGTTCAATTATTTTAGGCCCTTCCATAGCTCTGATGCAGTACCTTTATCCAGAAGATAATCAGTTTAATGACTCGAATTTAGATGGCCTTAATTTAACAGATATTCATGTGTATCCACACTTTAAAGAAATGCTAACCCGCGATCCTACAATAAAAGATAAAATTAATAAATATGAAAATGAAACCGGAATTAACATTACAAGACTTAATAACGACCAAGCCTTAGCTGTTAATAACGACACTCAAATTTTTTTGGATTGA
- a CDS encoding IS30 family transposase encodes MSSSLSAHERSVIETMIKLNHSTREIARFLKRSPATITYELNRIKPYNAQQAHHLAQCNRHKHGRHPTLTPEISAFLNHHIGILKWSPETAAHVLGIAFKTIYNWIHHGLLKIKLSDLPDKGIRRKRQSDGRRRVFAHGRSIEKRPKAVQLRQEFGHFEVDTMQSGKTRGDVLVTITERLSRQHIMRHVSGRNSQAVTPAIIRFFKGIKNAKSITVDHGREFAKYDEIEEQLGIPMYFAHPYSPEERGSNEVLNRYVRRFIPKERKIETISQKELDQINHWINARPMKTLNWQSPRKVFQKHAVFG; translated from the coding sequence ATGTCTTCTAGTTTATCAGCTCACGAACGTTCTGTCATTGAAACAATGATCAAACTTAATCATTCAACTCGAGAAATAGCCCGTTTCTTAAAGCGTTCTCCTGCAACTATTACCTACGAGTTAAATCGAATTAAACCATACAATGCACAACAGGCTCATCATTTAGCCCAGTGTAATCGGCACAAACACGGTCGCCATCCGACCCTAACACCTGAAATATCAGCTTTTTTGAACCATCACATTGGTATCTTGAAGTGGTCACCAGAAACGGCTGCTCATGTATTGGGTATTGCTTTCAAGACCATCTACAACTGGATTCATCATGGTTTGCTTAAAATTAAGTTATCAGATTTACCTGATAAAGGTATTCGACGTAAACGTCAATCTGACGGCCGTAGACGTGTTTTTGCTCATGGCCGTTCAATTGAAAAACGACCAAAAGCTGTCCAATTAAGACAAGAATTTGGTCATTTTGAAGTTGATACGATGCAATCTGGTAAAACACGTGGCGATGTTTTAGTGACCATCACAGAACGATTGAGTCGACAACATATCATGAGACATGTCAGTGGGCGCAATAGTCAGGCAGTGACACCAGCTATTATTAGGTTTTTCAAGGGTATAAAAAATGCTAAATCAATTACAGTTGATCACGGTCGAGAGTTTGCAAAATATGATGAAATAGAAGAACAGCTAGGCATACCGATGTATTTTGCACACCCATATTCACCAGAAGAACGTGGTAGTAATGAAGTGCTAAATCGATATGTCCGTCGTTTTATCCCAAAAGAACGCAAAATTGAAACCATCAGTCAGAAAGAATTAGATCAAATTAATCATTGGATTAATGCCAGGCCAATGAAAACGCTCAACTGGCAATCACCACGAAAAGTCTTTCAGAAACATGCGGTGTTCGGATGA
- a CDS encoding LPXTG cell wall anchor domain-containing protein, which translates to MRCSDDSCNLPYTNEHPNTAANKNINFHVYDNSGKELFVVNHDGESTFTKEINKTVSLGTSFTLKPNESTDKQQILKVDDNWVYNTHGQIYTKFTNTNKQPTAPTPPKAPTEPAKPTPLKGTYGLTQFIVTPEPKKDVDAGQNAGDKDGSDNGKSVIKGDELTYSLKTTDLPADRTDDMKTINYVDTLPKEVDYKSTKVYSKDGKTDLTKYFELSYDKKTRMFTAEANADYLKLINADKTKAFELPIVDVYAIANTSNAKFDNTYDIWENDSKTGSNTVENTTPEIKPKKDVESGEAKGDSDKSIDGNEIKKGQEITYALTVNDLPANRASDLKTFKYVDTLPKEVDYKSAKVYSKDGKNDLTKYFKISYDEETRVLTAEANADFLKLANADKTKAFALPVVDVYVTANKDNATIKNTYDIWENGSKTESNTVENKTPGVTPTPTPNTSYVEAPKGWLYGAIATIALAGAAFGFRKPIKKWFHK; encoded by the coding sequence ATGCGGTGTTCGGATGATTCTTGCAATCTGCCGTATACAAATGAACATCCTAACACAGCTGCTAATAAAAATATCAATTTCCACGTCTATGATAATTCTGGCAAGGAATTATTTGTTGTCAATCATGATGGCGAGAGCACCTTTACCAAAGAAATCAATAAAACGGTATCACTGGGTACGAGCTTTACTTTGAAACCCAACGAATCAACCGATAAGCAACAAATTTTGAAGGTTGATGATAACTGGGTTTATAATACGCATGGTCAAATCTATACGAAATTTACCAATACAAATAAGCAACCAACCGCACCAACACCACCCAAAGCTCCAACTGAACCTGCTAAGCCAACACCACTCAAGGGAACCTATGGCTTGACTCAATTTATTGTGACCCCAGAACCTAAAAAAGATGTTGATGCAGGTCAAAATGCTGGGGATAAGGATGGTTCTGATAACGGGAAGTCTGTGATTAAGGGTGATGAGTTAACTTATTCATTGAAGACAACAGATTTGCCAGCTGATCGCACTGACGATATGAAGACTATCAACTACGTTGACACATTGCCAAAAGAAGTGGACTACAAGTCAACGAAAGTCTATTCCAAAGATGGCAAGACTGATTTAACCAAGTATTTCGAACTTAGTTATGATAAAAAGACACGCATGTTTACAGCGGAAGCGAATGCAGATTATTTGAAACTGATTAACGCAGATAAGACAAAAGCTTTCGAATTACCAATTGTAGATGTCTATGCGATTGCCAATACTTCAAATGCTAAGTTCGACAACACATACGATATTTGGGAAAACGATTCAAAGACGGGATCAAATACCGTTGAGAATACCACACCTGAAATTAAGCCTAAAAAAGATGTTGAATCAGGCGAGGCAAAAGGTGACTCTGACAAGTCAATTGATGGTAATGAAATCAAGAAGGGGCAAGAAATTACTTATGCGCTAACAGTTAACGACTTACCAGCCAACCGTGCCAGCGATTTAAAGACATTTAAATACGTTGATACATTGCCAAAGGAAGTGGATTATAAGTCAGCAAAGGTCTATTCAAAAGACGGTAAGAATGATCTAACTAAGTATTTCAAGATTAGTTATGATGAAGAGACTCGAGTCTTGACAGCTGAGGCTAACGCAGACTTTTTGAAGTTAGCGAATGCCGATAAAACAAAAGCCTTTGCCTTACCAGTGGTTGATGTTTATGTAACAGCTAACAAAGATAATGCCACGATTAAGAATACGTATGACATCTGGGAAAACGGTTCAAAGACGGAATCAAATACTGTAGAGAACAAAACGCCAGGTGTTACACCAACACCCACGCCAAATACGAGCTATGTTGAAGCGCCAAAGGGTTGGTTATATGGGGCGATTGCGACGATTGCACTAGCAGGCGCAGCCTTTGGATTTCGCAAGCCAATCAAGAAATGGTTCCACAAATAA